The Proteus terrae subsp. cibarius genome contains the following window.
GCAATGGCTTTCATTTCCTAATGTTGATAAAGCGATTGTCACTCAGATTATTGATGAATTAGCTGAAAATGCAGCCGTATTAAGTAAAGCCCCTCGAATAGGTCAGCATTTAAAACAAGATAAAGTCATTAGTTTAGTCAAACAGCGTCTAAGTATTCCTGGTGGATGCTGTAATTTTGATGTACCAGCATTACATTTATGGTTAAGTTTACCTCAAGCAACTCGTGATGAAAGATTACAAAGCTGGCTGGCAGGTTTATTACCATTACAAAATGCATTAAATAGTTTGCTCATGCTTATTCGCCAATCAGATACATTTAAGTCCGCTCTTAGTCACCGTGGTTTTTACCAAGACAGCGCTGAAGATGGTGAATTGCTACGTCTTAAGATAGCCATTGATCACCAAATCTATCCTCAAGTTTCAGGGCATAAAAATCGCTATGCGATCCGCTTTTTACCACTTGATAGTGAAAATGGAACCGTACCTCTAGAGCTACCTTTTGAGATCGCTTGTTGCTAACATTATGTTTATTGATATGAGCATAAATAGCACCAATGAGATCTAGGAGAGATAATGAGCGAAGAATTAATTGTAAAATGTCCAACCTGTCAAACAGAAGTTGTTTGGAATGAAAGTAGCCCTTATCGCCCTTTTTGTAGTAAGCGTTGCCAACTTATTGATTTAGGCGAATGGGCTGATGAATCAAAACGCATTCCAAGCCAAAGCGATATTAATGACAGCGATGATTGGAGTGAAGCGCCACAACAAGAGCCTAAATACTTTTAATATGCCAATCTGAACATAAAAAATAGCCACTCGACTGAGTGGCTATTTTATTTATAGGTGCTTATTTAGCACTATTCTA
Protein-coding sequences here:
- the zapD gene encoding cell division protein ZapD, whose amino-acid sequence is MSDDITTIIFEHPLNEKMRSWLRIENSLIQINSFRAIDSLPTALSFFRAISEFIEVLDRGEIRAELLKELEKRQKKLQQWLSFPNVDKAIVTQIIDELAENAAVLSKAPRIGQHLKQDKVISLVKQRLSIPGGCCNFDVPALHLWLSLPQATRDERLQSWLAGLLPLQNALNSLLMLIRQSDTFKSALSHRGFYQDSAEDGELLRLKIAIDHQIYPQVSGHKNRYAIRFLPLDSENGTVPLELPFEIACC
- the yacG gene encoding DNA gyrase inhibitor YacG, which gives rise to MSEELIVKCPTCQTEVVWNESSPYRPFCSKRCQLIDLGEWADESKRIPSQSDINDSDDWSEAPQQEPKYF